A single Anopheles arabiensis isolate DONGOLA chromosome 2, AaraD3, whole genome shotgun sequence DNA region contains:
- the LOC120898176 gene encoding uncharacterized protein LOC120898176 produces MDPNRSLFDEEADRTSEMQRLRSSDGHRFFTRSNSANGTQNVLLKVLTRQHSGYLASGLNKRSHEQPFPEVPEQLQFCLKSIVPYCYLNGHIFMGLTSCGQFLLSYKLSYDYDDALANDFSSYHKYELYFWIYRPHMLLNKYFHVCLFDDHRVDEIKNVTITQWKTDSQLLIVHGDNVHEDSDSYVTMVRVPKLGCLDCKQVRDAHEGDEQRQDILCIGCNMTIHMKYRNTDSGPRFNPNYNLNCPGYIIMGENSIIHTINVKLDMGRPQPNSTVGSAAVLSSKYLGKDSQQREAMATVEEVRRTATPCKAVDVTTAVPKQQPDSSSGIIRKSDSEMSKGDASATLLNPEMSIAEQIIADFAEYETDMYETKCSVRNYPDNFDELIITSPIASAAQPEATTEPPTGAQVRLMNHRTNTNIELRLDGVAERASSSSASTSGGMPGPSGRAISSVSPRKSFVTRVDLQSGDSSLCPEGFGSASTANSACSAVPMCDMSFTASSSTTALAPLISRSPLRRRFDLAEPPSYVPNIQIAHQQSALPLQQRVVNGANGANFHGASGGAAPHDSDVDSAAKAYEFSEDNERCEKISAFRKRRLADKKYEFSEEPTSEENIEPFNRLRNQIRARVPAPGYSASHHHHASYADLISSTHHLHRASPNHGFRSPCGSPVGNRYLRSPPGIRSPSYYRHRSPSSQGPHGSGSMVMVGGSGGTTSASAQGPASAPIKQLKRNVPLDPRDYIQILSPGGSITATGGSNEAGTPDIPKFFMDAVQKITARKLASEPLLLDESNNENNINGDNQLPAKRSGAIDASSGSSKQAAEMPTCTKRIVKIFVEEDDANSVVTMEDDDCISPGYHASLPMEVHGSCYSKMQIISQASFNKLNCPAVVVTQNSFDMEMFSFHVANYICEQNGKKYGILLDSAYELTHVCPLTETITCTTVLQFTANDIGTSKPKTCRNCSATIDCQLHRKIYQCRSLFTWCITTGEWAILDYGVLKSGPYLEVKKLASNYNHLLKKLRSFTKKLFANGGQSESNRTYEYLRHVRVLDSDMSKTKRRLTDLDNMVEFYLRRQRIGDDFSGTDSDSYGEDYEEEDEEEEEGEEEEDDDDGDSSSDDLLVADRSGASDTVSDEDDL; encoded by the exons ATGGATCCGAATCGATCCCTCTTCGACGAGGAAGCGGATCGCACCAGCGAAATGCAAAGGCTACGCTCGTCGGACGGCCACCGGTTCTTTACTAGGTCGAACAGCGCGAATGGTACGCAGAATGTGCTGCTGAAGGTGCTGACCCGGCAGCATTCGGGCTACCTGGCCTCGGGGCTTAACAAGCGGTCGCACGAGCAACCATTCCCGGAGGTGCCAGAACAGTTGCAATTCTGTCTGAAAAGTATTGTGCCGTATTGTTATTTGAACGG ACACATTTTCATGGGCCTGACCAGCTGTGGACAGTTTCTGCTCAGTTACAAACTGTCTTACGATTATGACGATGCACTGGCGAATGATTTCTCCTCCTACCATAAATATGA GCTTTACTTTTGGATTTACAGGCCGCACATGCTGCTGAATAAATACTTTCATGTTTGCCTTTTCGATGACCACCGGGTGGACGAAATCAAGAACGTAACGATAACGCAGTGGAAAACGGACAGCCAGCTGCTGATTGTCCACGGCGATAATGTGCACGAAGACTCGGATTCGTATGTAACCATGGTGCGCGTACCGAAGCTTGGCTGCCTGGATTGCAAGCAGGTGCGCGATGCGCACGAGGGCGACGAGCAGCGGCAGGACATTCTGTGCATTGGCTGCAACATGACGATCCACATGAAGTACCGGAACACCGATTCGGGCCCTCGGTTCAATCCGAACTACAATCTCAACTGCCCGGGATATATCATCATGGGCGAGAACAGCATCATTCACACGATCAACGTGAAGCTAGACATGGGCCGACCGCAACCAAACTCCACCGTGGGCTCGGCGGCCGTTCTAAGCTCCAAGTATTTGGGCAAAGACAGCCAACAGCGGGAGGCGATGGCTACGGTCGAAGAGGTTAGACGAACGGCTACACCTTGCAAGGCTGTGGACGTAACAACGGCCGTCCCGAAGCAGCAGCCCGACAGTAGCAGCGGTATTATAAGAAAAAGTGACTCCGAAATGAGTAAGGGTGACGCTTCGGCAACGTTGCTCAATCCCGAGATGAGCATTGCGGAACAAATCATTGCGGATTTCGCAGAATACGAGACTGATATGTACGAAACGAAGTGTTCCGTCCGAAACTATCCGGATAATTTTGACGAACTCATCATTACCTCGCCCATTGCTTCGGCCGCGCAGCCGGAAGCGACCACCGAGCCACCGACTGGTGCGCAAGTGCGACTGATGAACCATCGTACCAACACAAACATAGAGCTAAGACTTGATGGCGTGGCCGAGCGTGCCTCGAGCTCCTCCGCGTCAACTTCCGGCGGCATGCCGGGCCCGTCCGGTCGTGCGATATCGAGCGTATCGCCACGGAAGTCGTTCGTGACGCGCGTCGATCTGCAGTCGGGCGACAGTTCGCTCTGCCCGGAAGGTTTCGGCAGCGCCAGCACAGCCAACTCGGCCTGCTCCGCCGTACCCATGTGTGATATGTCATTTACGGCTAGTTCCTCAACCACTGCACTGGCGCCGCTGATCTCGCGGTCGCCGCTGCGAAGACGGTTCGATCTGGCCGAACCGCCGTCCTATGTTCCTAACATTCAAATTGCTCACCAACAGTCAGCGCTGCCGCTGCAGCAGCGCGTTGTAAACGGTGCTAACGGGGCGAATTTCCATGGCGCTTCCGGTGGCGCAGCGCCGCACGATTCGGATGTCGATTCGGCAGCGAAAGCCTACGAGTTCTCCGAGGACAACGAGCGGTGCGAGAAGATAAGCGCCTTCCGAAAGCGACGACTGGCCGACAAGAAGTACGAGTTTTCGGAGGAGCCCACCAGCGAGGAAAACATAGAACCGTTTAACCGGCTGCGAAATCAAATCCGGGCCCGTGTACCAGCGCCCGGTTACAGCGCGtcgcaccatcatcatgcgAGCTATGCCGACCTAATCTCATCCACCCACCATCTGCATCGGGCTTCACCGAACCATGGATTTCGGTCACCGTGCGGATCGCCGGTTGGGAACCGGTACCTACGCTCGCCGCCTGGGATTCGCTCCCCGTCCTACTACCGACACCGCTCGCCGTCGTCCCAAGGGCCGCACGGTTCTGGTTCCATGGTGATGGTGGGCGGTAGCGGCGGAACTACTTCAGCGTCTGCGCAAGGACCGGCATCGGCGCCGATCAAGCAGCTCAAGCGCAATGTGCCGCTCGATCCGCGCGACTACATTCAAATACTTTCGCCCGGTGGTAGCATCACGGCGACCGGTGGATCGAACGAGGCAGGCACTCCAGACATTCCTAAATTTTTCATGGACGCAGTTCAGAAGATAACGGCACGTAAGCTGGCCAGCGAGCCGCTACTGCTAGACGAGTccaataacgaaaacaacatcaaCGGTGATAATCAGCTGCCGGCCAAACGGTCCGGAGCCATCGATGCATCGTCCGGTTCGTCAAAACAGGCGGCAGAAATGCCAACCTGCACGAAGCGGATCGTCAAAATCTTTGTCGAAGAGGACGATGCCAATTCCGTGGTAACGATGGAGGATG ATGACTGCATCTCACCAGGGTATCATGCCTCGCTACCGATGGAAGTGCACGGATCCTGCTATTCGAAGATGCAAATCATTTCGCAGGCTTCGTTCAATAAGCTCAACTGTCCGGCTGTGGTCGTGACGCAAAATTCCTTCGATATGGAAATGTTCTCCTTTCACGTGGCCAACTACATATGCGAACAGAACGGCAAGAAGTATGGCATTCTGTTGGATTCGGCCTACGAACTGACGCAC GTATGCCCGCTAACCGAAACAATTACTTGCACAACGGTGCTGCAGTTTACTGCCAATGACATTGGCACCAGTAAGCCAAAGACCTGCCGGAACTGTTCCGCGACGATCGACTGCCAACTGCATCGGAAGATCTACCAGTGCCGGTCGCTGTTCACGTGGTGCATCACCACGGGCGAATGGGCGATACTGGACTACGGCGTGTTAAAGTCCGGCCCGTACCTGGAGGTGAAGAAGCTGGCCTCCAACTATAACCACCTGCTGAAGAAGCTGCGCTCGTTTACGAAAAAGCTGTTCGCGAACGGTGGGCAAAGTGAATCGAACCGCACGTACGAGTATCTGCGCCATGTGCGGGTACTTGACTCCGACATGAGCAAGACCAAGCGCCGTCTGACCGATCTCGATAACATGGTTGAGTTTTACCTGCGGCGGCAGCGTATCGGGGACGACTTCAGCGGAACAGACTCCGACAGCTACGGCGAGGACTACGAGGAAGAggacgaagaggaggaggagggggaggaggaggaagatgatgacgatggggACAGTTCCTCCGACGATCTGCTCGTAGCGGACAGATCGGGAGCCTCCGATACTGTCAGTGATGAGGACGATCTATAG
- the LOC120898179 gene encoding LOW QUALITY PROTEIN: mediator of RNA polymerase II transcription subunit 4 (The sequence of the model RefSeq protein was modified relative to this genomic sequence to represent the inferred CDS: inserted 1 base in 1 codon) yields MSSYHLSTRERLLAIINDIEIVAKELIENTIAPKAQKMSSTDHAQLVELLVLKDKELKATLQLAAEQAGIEKXMDALREQVRKQDEEINQLQRQLKEAEQILATSIFQARQKLASIAKANKRPVSSEELIKFAHRISASHAICAPLTWQQGDLRRPYPTDIEMRLGFLGKSDLNINGHNLQHPNSLNEMHRNASTVGAGGAGGDIPASAPNQFAWHPSGELHMSMGAGAGSVSLDTRAHKDASQDDVEVMSTESSSSSSSDSQ; encoded by the exons ATGTCCTCATATCATCTCAGCACCCGAGAACGGCTCCTGGCCATCATAAACGATATAGAAATCGTTGCCAA GGAACTGATCGAAAACACAATCGCACCCAAGGCGCAGAAAATGTCCAGCACCGACCATGCCCAGCTGGTAGAGCTGCTCGTGCTGAAGGATAAAGAGCTGAAGGCAACGCTCCAGCTAGCGGCCGAGCAAGCCGGCATCGAAA ACATGGACGCACTGCGGGAGCAGGTGCGGAAACAGGACGAGGAAATCAACCAGCTCCAGCGGCAGCTAAAGGAAGCGGAACAGATTCTGGCGACGTCAATTTTTCAAGCGCGACAAAAGCTGGCCAGCATTGCGAAGGCCAACAAACGGCCGGTCTCGTCGGAGGAGCTCATCAAGTTTGCCCACCGCATCAGTGCGTCCCACGCGATATGTGCCCCGCTCACCTGGCAGCAGGGCGATCTTCGCCGGCCATACCCGACCGACATCGAGATGCGGCTGGGCTTTCTGGGCAAGTCGGACCTCAACATCAACGGGCACAATCTGCAGCATCCCAACAGCTTGAACGAGATGCATCGGAACGCGTCCACCGTGGGTGCGGGTGGGGCCGGCGGTGACATTCCGGCCTCCGCACCGAACCAATTTGCGTGGCATCCGTCGGGCGAGCTGCACATGTCGATGGGTGCCGGGGCCGGTTCGGTTTCGCTGGACACACGGGCGCACAAGGATGCATCGCAGGATGATGTGGAAGTCATGTCGACCGAAAGCTCGAGCTCGAGCTCCAGCGATTCTCAGTGA